A region of the Mesobacillus jeotgali genome:
GATGACCATGGCAGACTAAGAACAAAAAAAGAAAAGATGTTGACCAAGCAATAATTTTATTTGGTGATGTTTTGCCATTTGCAAAGAATACTTTTCTTTTATATTGAATATTACTTAGAACCTAATTCCATGTGGAATTAGGTTCTTGCCATATATTAAGAAGCGGGAGATGTGTGGGATGGTACTGGTCAGGGACTGAAGAACCCCCCTTGTTTTACCTTGACGACACCAATAAAAACCGAATGCTCTGATCGGTATGGTTATACCAATAATGAGTTTCGCTAGCGGAAAAGAACCAGGATTCTCCTTGTTGCAGTTCAATCATCTTTGTACCTATTTGCAGTGTCAAAGTTCCTTCTATTACATAGACAAATTCATGTCCGCTATGTGCGAAGGGCTGCCCGTCGCTCTGGTTTGCTGGAAGTGTAACGAGTATGGGATGAAAGTCCGGGTTTGGGACTTGTTGTGTCAGGTCTCTATAATGAAATGATGGTCCACTCACAGGCTCATTGTTACTTGGAAAAAAAGTACTTGGATTGACGCCAAGAACTTCGGATATTTTACGAAGGGATTCCAATGTGACGCTGGACTTCCCGCGTTCTACTTGTGATAGAAAGCTGATGGATACACCAGCCCCTTCGGCAAGTTCTTTCAAAGTCATATTTTTCTCTTTCCGGATTTCTTTAAGTCGTACACCGATCATAAAACCTCACCTACCTATTCCTATTTTTCCCTTATATATGGATTGTGTCAATCTGAACAAAGTTGACAGAATATTTATCGTTATCTAAAATTTAATTGAAGTGACACTTCAATTTTAAAAGGGGAGGAAGACAAAATGCAACAATTGGATAAGAAAACAACTTATCGTGTATTGATTGCCAGCCTTGTTGGCAGTTCCATTGAATGGTTTGACTATTTTCTATATGGAACAATGGCCGCACTTGTATTTAACCAATTATTCTTTGTCAACGAGGACCCGACAGTAGGCTTGCTTTTAGCGTATGCATCGTTTGCACTTTCGTTTTTCATCCGGCCATTTGGAGGAATCATTTTTAGTCATATCGGGGATCGAATCGGCCGGAAAAAAACACTCGTTTTAACATTGAGCTTGATGGGTGCTGCAACATTCGCAATGGGTATCTTGCCTACATATCAAGCAATTGGTGTAGCTGCACCAATCATTTTGATCACGCTTCGTCTGATCCAGGGACTTGGAATCGGCGGGGAATGGGGAGGAGCTCTGCTGCTTGCAACTGAGTATGCTCCGCCAGAACGCAGAGGATTCTTCGGATCCATCCCGCAAATGGGTGTGACGATCGGAATGGTGATGGGTACGCTCGCTCTTTGGCTCATGAGCTTATTGCCAGAGCAGCAATTCATGTCATGGGGCTGGCGCGTGCCATTCATCTTTAGTGCATTGCTCGTGGTCTTTGGTTTATGGATCCGAAAAGGAATCGATGAGACACCAGAATTCAAGGAAGTTCAGCAAAAAGGTGAAATTCCAAAGCTGCCAATCGTCGATACACTTCGCTATTACTGGAAAGAAGTGCTCATCACAATCGGTGCGAAAGTGGTTGAGACAGCTCCATTCTATATTTTCAGTACGTTCATTGTTTCGTATGCGACAAGCACTCTAGGATTCAGCCGCTCCGCTGTGTTAGGTTCCGTCATGGTTTCAACCGTCATTACGACGATCCTTATCCCAATCATGGGAAGTCTGTCAGACCGAATTGGCCGCAAGAAAATGTATATCGCCGGTACATTGGCGATGATGGCTTTCGCTTTCCCATACTTCTGGATGATTCATCAAGGCAGTGTGCTCATGCTGGTGTTGGCGACGATTATCGGCCTGGGGATCATTTGGGCTCCGATTACGGCAGTACTTGGAACCATGTTCTCTGAAATCTTTGATGCCAAGGTTCGCTATACCGGGGTCTCACTAGGCTATCAAATCGGTGCCGCAGTTGCTGGCGGTACAGCGCCGCTCGTTGCTACAGCGCTGCTCGCTTCATTCGATAATTCTTACGTTCCAGTTGCACTCTACATCATGTTCACTGCTGCGGTGTCACTGATTGCCATCTGGGCAGTGAAAAGCCGCGTTGAACCAACTGTGATCACTGGTAAAATGAGCTCGGCCAAATAATTTGGCCGAGTTTTTT
Encoded here:
- a CDS encoding helix-turn-helix domain-containing protein, whose protein sequence is MIGVRLKEIRKEKNMTLKELAEGAGVSISFLSQVERGKSSVTLESLRKISEVLGVNPSTFFPSNNEPVSGPSFHYRDLTQQVPNPDFHPILVTLPANQSDGQPFAHSGHEFVYVIEGTLTLQIGTKMIELQQGESWFFSASETHYWYNHTDQSIRFLLVSSR
- a CDS encoding MFS transporter, with amino-acid sequence MDKKTTYRVLIASLVGSSIEWFDYFLYGTMAALVFNQLFFVNEDPTVGLLLAYASFALSFFIRPFGGIIFSHIGDRIGRKKTLVLTLSLMGAATFAMGILPTYQAIGVAAPIILITLRLIQGLGIGGEWGGALLLATEYAPPERRGFFGSIPQMGVTIGMVMGTLALWLMSLLPEQQFMSWGWRVPFIFSALLVVFGLWIRKGIDETPEFKEVQQKGEIPKLPIVDTLRYYWKEVLITIGAKVVETAPFYIFSTFIVSYATSTLGFSRSAVLGSVMVSTVITTILIPIMGSLSDRIGRKKMYIAGTLAMMAFAFPYFWMIHQGSVLMLVLATIIGLGIIWAPITAVLGTMFSEIFDAKVRYTGVSLGYQIGAAVAGGTAPLVATALLASFDNSYVPVALYIMFTAAVSLIAIWAVKSRVEPTVITGKMSSAK